Below is a genomic region from Citrobacter telavivensis.
GGACGAGAGTCACGCATTGCATAAGGTGAGAGATCCCGTGTGCGGGATGGTCATCCTGCCTGACAAGGCGCACAGCAGCATTCGATACCAGGACCATCAGCTTTATTTCTGCTCCGCCAGCTGTGAGAGCAAATTTAAAGCCCATCCCGATCATTATTTTACCGAAGATGCCAGTGAACATCACCATCACCACGACCACCATGAAGTCAGCCCTGATAAGATAAAACAGTCTCACCGCCAGGCGGAGAAAGAGATTTCTGAAGGTGTGTGGACATGTCCGATGCATCCGGAGATACGCCGTAGTGGTCCCGGAAGCTGTCCTGTCTGTGGAATGGCACTGGAGCCGCTCGTAGCTACGGCATCCACGGGGACGAGTGATGAACTTCGCGACATGACAAGACGCTTCTGGCTGGGGTTGTTGCTGGCGTTTCCGGTTCTGATACTCGAAATGGGTTCTCATCTGTTTCCCGCTTTGAGGAATACAGTACCGCCACAGTACAACACATGGCTGCAGTTACTTCTGGCCTCTCCTGTCGTTTTGTGGTGTGGCTGGCCATTCTTCGCCCGGGCCGGAATGTCGTTACGTAACCGCTCCCTGAATATGTTTACCCTTGTTGCAATGGGGACCGGCGTAGCCTGGGTTTACAGCGTCATTGCAACCGTCTTCCCCTCCTGGTTTCCTGCATCGTTCAGAAACATGGATGGCCTGGTGGCCATTTATTTTGAAGCCGCAGCTGTTATTACGGTGCTTGTTCTGCTGGGACAGGTCCTTGAATTGCGGGCAAGGGAACAAACCTCAGGTGCCATTACTGCGCTTCTTAACCTTGCCCCCAAAACCGCCAGGCGGCTGGATCAAGACGGTCATGAAACGGATATTAATGCGGAAGATGTCCTGCCTGGCGATAAGCTCCGCATCAGACCTGGAGAGAGTATTCCGGTCGACGGTATCGTGGTCGAAGGCAAAACAACCGTTGATGAATCGATGGTGACCGGGGAATCTATGCCTGTTACCAAAACGGAGGGTGACCCTGTCATCGGGGGGACCATTAATCAGACAGGTAGTCTTATCATCCGTGCAGAGAAAGTCGGTGATGAAACGATGCTCTCACGAATTGTTCAGATGGTCGCTGATGCACAGCGTTCGCGGGCCCCCATCCAGAGAATGGCTGACAGCGTTTCAGGCTGGTTTGTTCCTCTGGTGATACTTATCGCGGTTGTTGCTTTCATGATCTGGTCTGTCTGGGGGCCCGAGCCCAGGATGGCGCACGGTCTCATTGCGGCTGTGTCGGTCCTGATTATTGCCTGTCCCTGCGCGCTGGGGCTGGCCACGCCGATGTCGATAATGGTGGGGGTGGGCAAAGGAGCCCAGGCCGGGGTGTTAATCAAGAATGCCGAAGCCCTTGAGCGTCTT
It encodes:
- the silP gene encoding Ag(+)-translocating P-type ATPase SilP, translated to MLQICIRRVTVKNDNAVEHNNQTASEQTSSPDESHALHKVRDPVCGMVILPDKAHSSIRYQDHQLYFCSASCESKFKAHPDHYFTEDASEHHHHHDHHEVSPDKIKQSHRQAEKEISEGVWTCPMHPEIRRSGPGSCPVCGMALEPLVATASTGTSDELRDMTRRFWLGLLLAFPVLILEMGSHLFPALRNTVPPQYNTWLQLLLASPVVLWCGWPFFARAGMSLRNRSLNMFTLVAMGTGVAWVYSVIATVFPSWFPASFRNMDGLVAIYFEAAAVITVLVLLGQVLELRAREQTSGAITALLNLAPKTARRLDQDGHETDINAEDVLPGDKLRIRPGESIPVDGIVVEGKTTVDESMVTGESMPVTKTEGDPVIGGTINQTGSLIIRAEKVGDETMLSRIVQMVADAQRSRAPIQRMADSVSGWFVPLVILIAVVAFMIWSVWGPEPRMAHGLIAAVSVLIIACPCALGLATPMSIMVGVGKGAQAGVLIKNAEALERLEKVDTLVVDKTGTLTEGSPTVTGIISLNPGGETSLLRVTAAVEKGSQHPLGMAVVKAAQEKGIAIPAVTHFNAPSGKGVSGDVEGQRVVIGNELAMQENSIVIDNQKAVADTLRMEGATVIYVATDGHLAGLIAISDPVKATTPDALKALRQAGIRIVMLTGDNQLTAEAVARKLGIDEVEAGILPDGKKAVITRLKASGHVVAMAGDGVNDAPALAAADVGIAMGTGTDVAIESAGVTLLKGDLMILNRARHLSEITMKNIRQNLFFAFIYNALGVPVAAGLLYPVYGILLSPVIAAAAMALSSVSVIVNALRLKSVRLGK